A genomic stretch from Acetobacter ascendens includes:
- the hslO gene encoding Hsp33 family molecular chaperone HslO → MEKPAFLDRDRPDVPDLVVPGGVTPFYLAGRPVRGRLVRLGVLADTLLTRHDHPAPVTRLAGKALALVAALASALKFQGSFSLQMKGDGPVSMLVADCTNTGALRFYARTDDEALEALLAETPKPTDRELLGNGYMALTVDQGPEMDRHQGIVEIAGDDLSAMAMHYFASSEQHACWIMLACQMTDTGWRAGGLILERIAGEGGSHVVEDEAAEASWETATILAGTLSTKELLDDGLPTLQLLHRLFHEEDLHVSQPRALAFGCRCSRARLANVLETFPQDDLDHMCQDDGNIVMTCEFCNVDFRFARKNIATQAQ, encoded by the coding sequence ATGGAAAAACCTGCTTTTCTTGACCGCGATCGCCCAGATGTGCCCGATTTGGTGGTGCCCGGTGGTGTAACACCTTTTTATCTGGCTGGTCGGCCCGTGCGTGGCCGGCTGGTGCGTTTGGGCGTGCTGGCGGATACGCTGCTCACACGGCATGATCATCCAGCCCCTGTTACGCGCCTTGCTGGCAAGGCATTGGCACTGGTGGCAGCTTTGGCGTCTGCCCTGAAGTTTCAGGGGTCTTTCTCCCTCCAGATGAAGGGCGATGGCCCCGTTTCCATGCTGGTAGCAGACTGCACCAATACCGGCGCGCTACGCTTTTACGCCCGCACGGATGATGAAGCGCTGGAAGCTCTGCTGGCAGAAACACCTAAACCCACAGACCGCGAATTGCTGGGCAATGGGTATATGGCTCTTACGGTGGACCAAGGCCCGGAAATGGACCGGCATCAGGGTATTGTAGAAATTGCCGGTGATGATCTGTCTGCAATGGCCATGCATTACTTTGCCAGCAGTGAGCAGCACGCCTGCTGGATTATGCTGGCCTGCCAGATGACAGATACAGGCTGGCGCGCTGGTGGCCTGATACTGGAACGCATTGCGGGCGAAGGCGGCAGCCACGTGGTGGAAGATGAAGCCGCAGAAGCAAGCTGGGAAACAGCAACCATTCTGGCAGGCACACTTTCTACCAAGGAACTGCTGGATGATGGCCTGCCCACTTTGCAGCTTCTGCACCGGCTTTTCCATGAAGAAGACCTGCATGTCAGCCAGCCTCGGGCTTTGGCCTTTGGGTGCCGTTGCTCCCGCGCACGGTTGGCCAATGTGCTGGAAACTTTCCCTCAGGATGATCTAGACCATATGTGCCAAGATGATGGAAACATCGTCATGACGTGCGAATTCTGTAATGTGGATTTCCGCTTTGCACGCAAAAACATTGCCACGCAGGCGCAGTAA
- the argF gene encoding ornithine carbamoyltransferase: MTTALPSSSLATPRHFLDLKDLDAATLRQILDVAASMKRMQQNRRFPLHPRQPLAGRQLGLILSKPSTRTRVSFEVGIRQLGGDAVVLSPQEMQIGRGESIADTARVLSRFVDAIMLRTGNTKTMHELAHWSTVPVINGLTPHSHPVQILADIMTFEEHRGPVRGRTFAWTGDGNNVLVSLIEGAVRFGFALRAATPADMKPPQDVLDWARAEGGDVEWTIDPKAAVKDADCVVTDTWISMSDSPKEAASRMSKLEPYRVNADLMALAAPDALFMHCLPAHIGEEVTKDVFEGPHSVVFDEAENRLHAQKGVLTWTMGGTNWTSFGKE; encoded by the coding sequence ATGACCACTGCCCTGCCCTCTTCTTCCTTGGCAACGCCACGCCATTTTCTGGATCTGAAAGATCTGGATGCCGCAACCCTGCGCCAGATTCTGGATGTGGCCGCCAGCATGAAACGCATGCAGCAGAACCGCCGGTTTCCGCTGCACCCGCGCCAGCCGCTGGCCGGACGGCAGTTGGGGCTTATCCTCTCCAAGCCTTCCACCCGCACCCGTGTTTCTTTTGAAGTGGGTATTCGCCAGCTTGGGGGCGATGCCGTAGTGCTTAGCCCGCAGGAAATGCAGATTGGCCGTGGTGAAAGCATTGCCGATACGGCCCGCGTGCTTTCCCGCTTTGTAGATGCCATTATGCTGCGCACCGGCAACACAAAAACCATGCATGAACTGGCACACTGGAGCACGGTGCCCGTTATCAATGGTCTCACACCTCATTCTCACCCGGTGCAGATTCTGGCCGATATCATGACGTTTGAGGAACACCGTGGCCCCGTGCGTGGCCGCACCTTTGCGTGGACGGGTGATGGCAACAACGTGCTTGTCTCTCTTATTGAAGGGGCCGTGCGTTTTGGCTTTGCCCTGCGTGCCGCCACCCCCGCAGACATGAAGCCCCCGCAGGATGTGCTGGATTGGGCCCGCGCCGAAGGCGGTGATGTGGAATGGACGATAGACCCAAAAGCCGCCGTAAAAGATGCTGATTGCGTGGTGACGGATACATGGATCAGCATGTCTGATTCACCCAAGGAAGCCGCCAGCCGCATGAGCAAGCTGGAACCCTACCGCGTAAATGCAGATTTAATGGCCCTTGCTGCGCCAGATGCCCTGTTCATGCACTGCCTGCCTGCCCATATAGGGGAAGAAGTAACCAAGGACGTGTTTGAAGGCCCGCATTCTGTGGTGTTTGATGAGGCGGAAAACCGCCTTCATGCCCAGAAAGGCGTGCTGACATGGACAATGGGCGGCACAAACTGGACCTCTTTCGGCAAGGAATAA
- a CDS encoding aspartate aminotransferase family protein, whose product MQVQQPPTQRPDSMISALMPTYKRADLAFERGEGSWLQTSDGRRFLDFAAGIATCSIGHAHPKMVEAISTQAAKVMHVSNLFQIPQAEKLARRLVENSFADSVFFCNSGAEANEGMVKMARRAQMMAGHPERTDIICMDGAFHGRTLAMLSATGNPKYLEGFGEPVKGFLHVPFNDIEAIKAAITPNTAAVMLEPIQGESGIKVASPEYLRALRALCDETGVLLALDEVQCGVGRTGRLFAHEWADIKPDIVSTAKGLGGGFPIGAILTTETIAKSMTPGTHGTTFGGNPLACAAGNAVLDVILAPGFLDQVCTRAALLDELLDSLVADAPDVFAQRRGLGLLIGLRCVPAVGDVQGAAQDVGLLCVTAGDNVLRLVPPLTVSEEECRKAVALLAQAVSTLRKNHNNKTVLEPTA is encoded by the coding sequence ATGCAGGTTCAACAACCGCCAACACAAAGACCAGATTCCATGATTTCTGCCCTGATGCCGACATACAAGCGCGCTGACCTCGCCTTTGAGCGGGGAGAAGGCTCCTGGCTGCAAACGTCGGACGGGCGACGATTCCTGGACTTTGCTGCGGGTATTGCCACGTGCTCTATTGGCCACGCACACCCCAAGATGGTGGAAGCCATAAGCACGCAGGCCGCAAAGGTGATGCACGTTTCCAACTTGTTCCAGATTCCGCAGGCGGAAAAGCTGGCCCGCAGGCTGGTTGAAAACTCCTTTGCTGATAGTGTGTTCTTCTGCAATTCCGGCGCAGAAGCCAACGAAGGCATGGTGAAAATGGCGCGCCGCGCCCAGATGATGGCAGGCCACCCCGAACGCACAGATATTATCTGCATGGATGGGGCTTTTCATGGTCGTACGCTGGCCATGCTTTCTGCCACCGGCAACCCAAAATATCTGGAAGGCTTTGGTGAGCCTGTAAAAGGCTTTCTGCACGTTCCGTTTAACGACATTGAAGCCATAAAAGCCGCCATTACCCCCAACACGGCAGCGGTCATGCTGGAGCCTATTCAAGGTGAAAGCGGCATTAAGGTAGCTAGCCCGGAATATCTGCGTGCCTTGCGCGCACTGTGCGATGAAACCGGTGTGCTGCTTGCACTGGATGAGGTGCAGTGTGGCGTTGGCCGCACAGGCCGTCTGTTTGCGCATGAATGGGCTGACATCAAACCCGATATTGTCAGCACGGCCAAAGGTTTGGGTGGGGGCTTCCCCATTGGGGCTATCCTTACCACAGAAACCATTGCCAAGAGCATGACACCGGGCACGCACGGCACAACATTTGGCGGCAACCCGCTGGCCTGCGCGGCTGGTAACGCTGTACTGGATGTTATTCTGGCCCCCGGCTTTTTAGATCAGGTTTGCACCCGTGCAGCCCTGCTGGATGAACTGCTGGACAGCCTTGTGGCTGATGCACCGGATGTTTTTGCCCAGCGCCGTGGCCTTGGCCTGTTGATTGGCCTGCGCTGTGTGCCCGCAGTGGGTGATGTGCAGGGGGCCGCACAAGATGTGGGCCTGCTGTGCGTTACGGCGGGTGATAACGTGCTGCGCCTTGTGCCGCCGCTTACTGTTTCCGAAGAAGAATGCCGCAAAGCTGTGGCCCTGCTGGCGCAGGCTGTCAGCACACTCAGAAAAAATCATAACAACAAGACAGTTCTGGAGCCAACAGCGTGA
- a CDS encoding RecX family transcriptional regulator has protein sequence MTHSGSSSSVHTSSGFPQLDRRVLREAALAHLARFGTTRHGLEQVLLRRIARWEKQALKAGADTEDVAEAVQALRPVVAEISEEMVRLGAVDDASFATSRARRLVRSGRSGRAVQAHLAARGVEADLRDAALQDAVEGFSPAQRELCAALVLARKRRMGPFATPYVADDDEADTEQALARRHKALGVLARAGYARDVAEQVLDMSPTEAEDWMQRLRAES, from the coding sequence ATGACGCATTCTGGTTCTTCCTCATCTGTCCATACATCATCGGGGTTTCCGCAGCTTGATCGCCGGGTGTTGCGAGAGGCCGCGCTGGCGCATCTGGCACGCTTTGGCACCACGCGCCACGGGCTGGAACAGGTGCTTCTGCGCCGTATTGCACGGTGGGAGAAGCAGGCCCTTAAAGCTGGAGCAGATACGGAAGATGTGGCCGAAGCCGTGCAGGCGCTGCGCCCCGTAGTGGCTGAAATATCAGAAGAAATGGTGCGCCTTGGCGCTGTGGATGATGCCAGTTTTGCCACATCCCGCGCACGCAGGCTGGTACGGTCTGGCCGATCTGGCCGTGCGGTACAGGCGCATCTAGCCGCACGCGGGGTGGAGGCTGATCTGCGCGATGCCGCCTTGCAGGATGCGGTGGAAGGGTTTTCTCCTGCGCAAAGGGAATTATGTGCGGCATTGGTTCTGGCGCGTAAGCGCAGGATGGGGCCATTTGCCACGCCTTATGTTGCGGATGATGATGAAGCCGATACCGAGCAGGCTTTGGCCCGCAGGCACAAGGCGCTGGGTGTGCTGGCCCGTGCTGGGTATGCGCGGGATGTGGCGGAACAGGTTTTGGATATGTCCCCCACAGAAGCGGAGGACTGGATGCAACGTTTGAGGGCCGAATCGTGA
- a CDS encoding CHAP domain-containing protein codes for MKRSLVLVLPLLLAACAGGRGSWNGSVQCAPYAREHSAVNLRGAAASWWGEAQGQYGRTSSPRAGDVLVFRSTGRLPSGHVSVVKQVRNSRLVLVDHANWEPGEVTRHAPVVDVSPNNNWTRVRVWWSPIHAMGKTVYPVYGFIEPTGTGGS; via the coding sequence GTGAAGCGTAGCCTTGTTCTTGTTCTGCCTTTATTACTTGCTGCCTGTGCAGGCGGGCGCGGAAGTTGGAATGGATCTGTACAGTGCGCCCCCTATGCGCGGGAGCATTCTGCCGTAAACCTGCGTGGTGCGGCTGCAAGCTGGTGGGGGGAAGCGCAGGGGCAATATGGCCGCACGTCCTCCCCACGTGCGGGGGATGTGTTGGTGTTTCGATCCACCGGCAGGCTGCCATCTGGCCATGTTTCTGTGGTCAAACAGGTGCGGAATTCACGCCTTGTGCTGGTGGACCATGCAAACTGGGAGCCGGGGGAAGTCACGCGCCACGCCCCTGTGGTTGATGTTTCCCCCAATAATAACTGGACACGTGTGCGCGTATGGTGGAGCCCTATTCATGCCATGGGCAAAACGGTTTATCCGGTTTATGGCTTTATTGAACCAACAGGCACGGGCGGCAGTTAG
- a CDS encoding twin-arginine translocase TatA/TatE family subunit: protein MGSLSIWHWLIVLVVVLVVFGGGGKISSLMGDMAKGIKSFKKHMADDEPMDDGTARPGNGHIAPPPASSTVEQRTAAPADKSVQP, encoded by the coding sequence ATGGGTAGCTTAAGTATCTGGCACTGGCTGATCGTGCTTGTGGTCGTACTTGTGGTTTTTGGCGGCGGCGGCAAAATTAGCTCGTTGATGGGCGATATGGCCAAGGGCATCAAATCCTTCAAGAAGCACATGGCGGATGATGAACCGATGGATGATGGTACGGCACGCCCCGGTAATGGGCATATTGCCCCACCGCCTGCATCTTCCACAGTGGAGCAGCGCACGGCTGCACCAGCGGATAAATCTGTCCAGCCGTAA
- a CDS encoding methylthioribulose 1-phosphate dehydratase — protein sequence MDQTVTDFARAVQDILFAGQRMDQRGWVPATAGNISRKLADGRMAITRSGCHKGFLQAADVITVDMQGKPHSPENRPSAETLLHCQIYRHFPHVGAVLHGHSVASTVLSMEEETAVLTLADYEVLKVFEGQTTHETSVQVPLFENDQDIARLAEVVEPFFGTGMPAGYIIRGHGVYVWGKDMPTALARLEGLEFLLACALERRKLHA from the coding sequence ATGGATCAAACCGTTACGGATTTTGCCCGTGCCGTGCAGGATATTCTGTTTGCCGGGCAACGGATGGATCAGCGCGGGTGGGTGCCTGCCACGGCAGGCAATATCAGCCGCAAGCTGGCAGATGGCCGCATGGCCATTACGCGCTCCGGCTGCCACAAAGGTTTTTTGCAGGCGGCAGATGTTATTACCGTGGATATGCAGGGCAAACCGCATAGCCCGGAAAATCGCCCCAGTGCAGAAACACTGTTGCATTGCCAGATTTACCGCCATTTCCCCCATGTGGGCGCAGTGCTGCATGGCCATTCCGTGGCGTCCACTGTTCTGTCTATGGAAGAAGAAACAGCAGTACTTACACTGGCGGATTACGAAGTTCTGAAAGTGTTTGAAGGGCAGACCACACACGAAACATCCGTGCAGGTGCCTTTGTTTGAGAACGATCAGGACATTGCACGGCTGGCCGAAGTTGTGGAACCGTTTTTTGGCACCGGCATGCCAGCGGGCTACATTATTCGCGGCCACGGTGTGTATGTGTGGGGCAAGGATATGCCCACCGCCCTTGCGCGGCTGGAAGGGCTGGAGTTTCTGTTGGCCTGCGCGCTTGAGCGAAGGAAACTGCACGCATGA
- a CDS encoding 1,2-dihydroxy-3-keto-5-methylthiopentene dioxygenase, which produces MSSLTVYKDTTPQHPVLQTQDPAEMARVLAPLGVRFERWEGPQIPPRDADEQAVLDVYGPFLDKLMGETGAGSADVLRVSPSTPNREALRDKFLSEHTHSEDEIRFFVHGSGHFILHIAGYVYDVECTQTDLISVPEGTQHWFDAGPEPDMVTLRIFTHKEGWVARYTGTDIARQFPSYEN; this is translated from the coding sequence ATGAGTTCCCTGACAGTTTACAAAGATACCACCCCCCAGCACCCTGTGCTGCAAACGCAGGACCCGGCAGAAATGGCCCGTGTTCTAGCCCCGTTAGGCGTGCGGTTTGAGCGTTGGGAAGGCCCGCAAATTCCTCCAAGGGATGCTGATGAGCAGGCCGTGCTGGATGTGTATGGCCCATTTTTAGACAAGCTGATGGGTGAAACAGGCGCAGGCTCTGCCGATGTGCTGCGGGTTAGCCCTTCCACGCCCAACCGCGAGGCTTTGCGGGACAAGTTCTTGTCCGAACATACGCATAGTGAAGATGAAATCCGCTTTTTTGTGCACGGCAGCGGGCACTTTATTTTGCATATTGCAGGCTATGTTTACGATGTGGAATGCACACAAACTGATCTGATTTCTGTGCCCGAAGGCACACAGCACTGGTTTGATGCTGGGCCAGAGCCAGATATGGTCACGCTGCGTATTTTCACACACAAGGAAGGCTGGGTAGCCCGCTATACAGGCACCGATATTGCCCGGCAGTTTCCTTCTTACGAAAACTGA